The following coding sequences lie in one Fretibacterium sp. OH1220_COT-178 genomic window:
- a CDS encoding cation diffusion facilitator family transporter, whose translation MSRGEASEKRGRVQRVLLAVLFCNLLVSVAKIAVGLMTNLQSVLADGYHSLTDGFSNVIGLVGVEAAGRPCDEGHAYGHSRYETLASLAIVALLVYLGITILVQSVRNLFEPDFRVPSRGEFAVVAATLVFNVVVARLEDRAGKRLSSAILRSDARHTLSDVYVTCGVLVSLALITFLGAPLWVDSAVSLVIALVIFKAAYAIFREASDELTDHIAIDPQRIAEVVRTDPDVRGVHKVRSRRSGDLIYADFHVQCDPEMRLRDVHAMTHRLEALLNERLGLRISCVIHPEAEES comes from the coding sequence ATGAGCAGGGGCGAGGCAAGCGAGAAGAGGGGGCGGGTCCAGCGGGTTCTCCTGGCGGTGCTGTTCTGCAACCTGCTGGTCTCGGTGGCGAAGATCGCCGTCGGGCTGATGACGAACCTGCAGTCCGTGCTGGCGGACGGCTACCATTCGCTCACCGACGGCTTTTCGAACGTCATCGGGCTCGTCGGGGTGGAGGCCGCCGGGCGGCCCTGCGACGAGGGGCACGCCTACGGGCACTCCCGATACGAGACCCTGGCGAGCCTCGCGATCGTGGCGCTGCTGGTCTACCTGGGTATCACGATCCTGGTGCAGAGCGTCCGCAACCTTTTCGAGCCCGATTTTCGCGTGCCCTCGCGCGGCGAGTTCGCGGTGGTGGCGGCGACGCTGGTCTTCAACGTCGTCGTCGCCCGGCTGGAGGATCGGGCCGGGAAGCGGCTTTCCTCGGCCATCCTGCGGTCGGATGCGCGGCACACCCTGTCCGACGTCTACGTCACCTGCGGCGTGCTGGTCTCCCTGGCCCTGATCACCTTTCTGGGGGCGCCGCTCTGGGTGGACTCTGCGGTCTCTCTGGTCATCGCGCTGGTCATATTCAAGGCGGCCTACGCGATCTTCCGGGAGGCCTCGGACGAGCTGACGGACCACATCGCGATCGACCCGCAGCGGATCGCGGAGGTCGTGCGGACGGACCCCGACGTCCGGGGCGTGCACAAGGTTCGCTCCCGGCGTTCGGGGGACCTGATCTACGCGGACTTCCACGTGCAGTGCGACCCGGAGATGCGGCTGCGGGACGTCCATGCCATGACGCACCGCCTGGAGGCCCTGCTGAACGAACGCCTGGGCCTGCGCATCAGCTGCGTCATCCACCCCGAGGCGGAGGAGAGTTGA
- a CDS encoding ROK family protein, which yields MTLDIGATAVKYGLFDPNGILFKQGDFPTQAQNGAHSLFVRLTAWIQNLPETISAIGVSTCGQVDPSTGNIMYATDNLPGYTGMQVRSYLEETFSVPVAVENDANAAAIGEAYFGSARGMPDFLCITYGTGIGGAIISDNSIYRGKNGSAGEFGHIITHAGGLPCTCGGKGCYETYASVNALCRRVRAVTGQTLSSHEIMMRIQEDSIANALKDWVYEVAIGLSSLIHALNPYCIILGGGIMENPRLLHLLRKETLELVMPNFRGTLIFGAALGNQAALYGMFHFLRDSVTKGDP from the coding sequence TTGACCCTGGATATCGGCGCAACGGCAGTAAAATATGGTCTTTTTGACCCCAATGGCATTCTGTTTAAGCAAGGAGATTTTCCCACGCAAGCCCAAAACGGCGCACATTCACTTTTTGTACGACTCACCGCCTGGATCCAAAATTTGCCTGAGACGATATCCGCCATTGGAGTAAGCACATGCGGTCAGGTAGATCCATCGACAGGAAACATCATGTATGCGACAGACAACCTGCCAGGATACACGGGGATGCAGGTTCGGTCCTATCTGGAAGAGACGTTCTCTGTTCCCGTAGCAGTCGAGAACGATGCCAACGCCGCAGCAATCGGTGAGGCGTATTTTGGTTCTGCCAGAGGAATGCCCGATTTTCTTTGCATTACGTATGGCACCGGCATAGGAGGCGCCATCATATCGGATAACAGCATTTATCGTGGAAAGAACGGCTCCGCCGGCGAGTTTGGACATATCATCACTCATGCAGGCGGCCTTCCCTGTACCTGCGGAGGAAAGGGTTGCTATGAAACATACGCTTCCGTGAACGCTCTCTGCCGTCGCGTACGCGCTGTCACGGGGCAAACGCTCAGCAGCCACGAGATCATGATGCGCATTCAGGAAGACTCCATTGCAAATGCTTTGAAAGACTGGGTTTACGAGGTCGCCATTGGTCTTTCCAGTCTTATTCATGCCCTCAATCCTTACTGTATCATACTCGGCGGGGGTATTATGGAAAACCCTCGGCTGCTTCACCTCCTTCGAAAAGAAACCTTGGAACTTGTCATGCCTAACTTTCGAGGCACACTTATCTTTGGAGCGGCCCTTGGCAATCAGGCGGCCCTTTACGGTATGTTCCACTTTTTGAGGGATTCCGTCACAAAAGGCGATCCGTAA
- a CDS encoding N-acetylmannosamine-6-phosphate 2-epimerase yields MTKLYAMTTTFDKIRGGLIVSCQALPNEPLHSSFIMSRMALAAERGGAVGIRANSVTDILAIREIVKLPIIGIIKTVFKDSPVCITPTQAQVSALVKTGVEIIAMDATDRIRPDGHTLKTLFPALRSAYPEQLFMADCSSFADAAEAEKLGFDCVGTTLAGYTDATRGSPIPDFTLLHQLCQKLSVPVIAEGGIRTPEELRQAIDMGAWCAVVGGAITRPMEITQRFVAALRGNRCPS; encoded by the coding sequence GTGACAAAACTTTATGCCATGACGACAACTTTCGATAAAATTCGCGGCGGGTTGATTGTATCCTGCCAGGCCTTGCCCAATGAGCCCCTGCACTCGTCCTTTATTATGTCTCGCATGGCCCTCGCCGCTGAACGTGGCGGTGCCGTTGGTATTCGAGCGAACTCCGTCACAGATATCCTGGCCATCCGAGAGATAGTGAAGCTCCCCATCATAGGTATCATCAAAACCGTGTTCAAGGACAGTCCCGTATGCATCACCCCGACACAAGCACAGGTCAGTGCACTTGTAAAGACAGGTGTCGAGATCATCGCGATGGATGCCACGGACCGCATCCGTCCCGATGGACATACATTGAAAACTCTGTTTCCTGCGCTTCGATCAGCCTATCCGGAACAACTTTTTATGGCGGATTGCTCCTCCTTCGCAGATGCCGCCGAGGCTGAAAAGCTTGGCTTTGATTGTGTGGGAACTACGCTGGCCGGCTATACCGATGCCACCCGTGGCAGTCCTATCCCGGACTTCACACTGCTCCATCAGCTATGCCAGAAACTTTCGGTGCCGGTGATCGCCGAAGGCGGTATCCGCACACCTGAAGAACTTCGTCAAGCCATCGACATGGGTGCCTGGTGCGCCGTCGTCGGCGGCGCTATTACCAGGCCCATGGAGATCACACAGCGCTTCGTTGCGGCACTTAGAGGCAATCGATGTCCATCTTGA